The Rhizobium favelukesii DNA segment GTCACCGTCATCGTCGCTCCGATCGGCTTTGCGATTGGTGCAACAGCCGGCTACCTCGGCGGCTGGGTCGATGTCGTTCTCATGCGCATCACCGATATTTTCCTATCCTTTCCAAGTCTCGTGCTCGCGCTGGCGTTCTCCGCCGCCCTTGGGCCCGGCATCGAGAACGCCGTCATTGCCATAGCCCTGACGGTGTGGCCGCCAATCGCACGGTTGGCGCGCGCCGAGACGCTAACGTTTCGCTCAGCCGATTTCGTCGTCGCTGCCGAATTGCAGGGTGCAGGCGTGGGCCGTATCCTCTTTCGCCATATCGTGCCGCTTTGCGCGCCGTCCATCATCATCCGTTTGACGCTCAACATGTCGAGCGTCATCCTGACGGCGGCGGGATTGGGATTCCTTGGGCTTGGCGCGCAACCGCCGATGCCGGAATGGGGCGCCATGGCGGCATCCGGTCGGCAATATCTCCTCGATGCCTGGTGGCTGACAACGGTTCCAGGCGTTGCAATTCTCCTTGTCAGTCTCGCCTTCAACCTGCTTGGCGACGGACTGCGCGACATCATGGATCCCCGAAATGCCTGACCTTTTTCAGCCGATCCTCTCGGTCAAGAATATGTCGGTCCAGTTTCCGACCTTGTCGGGCGCCGTGACGGCGGTGAAGGATATCTCGTTCGACGTCGGACGGGAAAAGGTCGGCATCATCGGTGAATCCGGTTCCGGCAAGAGTACCACCGGGCGCGCCATCATGCGCCTTCAGCCGGCAAACGCGCGCGTCGTGGCCGAGGAGATGCGTTTCGAGGAGGTGGACCTGCTTGGCGCCAGCGAGGCCGACATGCGCGCGATCCGCGGCCGACGCATTTCGATGATCCTTCAGGACCCGAAATATTCGCTCAATCCGGTGATGACGGTTGGCGAACAGATTGCCGAAACAGTCATTCTGCACGAGCGCATCGGGCGGCGACAAGCACGTCAACGCACGCTCGCCATGCTCGAGCGTGTCCATATTCGCGACCCTGAGCGCGTCTTCAATCTCTATCCGCACGAGGTTTCGGGCGGAATGGGCCAGCGCATCATGATCTCGATGATGCTGATTTCGTCGCCATCTCTGATCATTGCCGATGAACCGACATCCGCTCTTGACGTGACCGTTCGCCAGCACGTGCTGTCTATCCTCGATGACCTGATCGCCGAACGCGACATCGGCCTGATCTTCATCTCGCACGATCTTAATCTGGTAAAGAGCTTCTGTGATCGTGTGATCATTATGTATGCGGGACGCATCGTGGAAACGCTTGAAGCCTGCCGCCTCAACCATGCAACGCACCCCTATACCCGGGGTCTTCTGGAAGCCCTGCCAAGCCTCGATCACCCGAAGGACAGGCTTCAGGTCCTGCGACGCGAAGCGAGCTGGGCGGAGGCATGAGATGACGATGATATCCGTTAGCAATCTCGCCGTTTCGTTCGACAGCGGTGATGCGCGCAAGCACGTCGTCAAGGACGTTTCCTTTGCTGTCGAACCAGGCGAGACATTCGGCCTTGTGGGGGAAAGCGGCTGTGGCAAGTCGACTGTTCTTGGAGCGCTTGCCGGCAGGCTCAAAAACTGGAGCGGCACTATCGGTGTCGATGGAGAGGCTATTTCCCGAAAGCGCTCGCCTCAGCAGCTGGCAAAGCAACAGATGGTGTTCCAGGACCCGTTCGGCTCACTCCATCCACGCCACACGATCGGCCGCACTCTGCTCGAGCCGTTGGAGATTCACGGTCTTGGCCAGCGCCAAGAAAGGGTAGAGGCAGTCCTACGCGACGTTGGGTTGCCGGCGTCCTTTCGCCATCGATTCCCGCACCAGCTGTCGGGCGGACAGCGCCAGCGGGTGGCGATCGCGCGTGCATTGATCTTGAGGCCCCGCATCCTGCTTCTCGATGAACCGACGTCGGCTCTCGACGTGTCGATCCAGGCAGAGATCCTCAATCTGCTGAAAGACCTGCGTGAAAGAGAGAAGCTGACCTATATTCTCGTCAGTCACGACATGGCCGTCATAGCGCATCTGTGCAACCGTGTTGCGGTCATGCAAGACGGCGTCTTCGTCGAGATCGCAACCCGTGAGCAGCTTCTCAAAGGGCAGGTCGCGCACGCCTATACAAGAACATTGCTTGACGGCAGTCGCGGATACGTGCCCACCCGTGCAAGGAATTAAGTCCAACCATCTCGCTTGCAGCGCTGTTCGAATTCGTGAGCGACGCATTTCTGCGACGGCTTTCGGACCTTCCTTTCCATTGTCGATCTCGTGGGATGCACAAGAAAAGCGTTCGCCGATCAGAGCCTAAGCGGCTTCCATGGCACATCTGACAAGCCTCTATGATGGCTGTTGGTCTGCTCTGGCGAAATCAGGACTGGATCTGGTTCGAGCCGGTCATCAGCCACTCGGCGATCGCTCGAAGTCGAAGATGCTTTGCGTAGCCAACGCTGCAGCTCCTCTTGCCCAGGAGCTCGCAACCCAATCCGTTTGAAGCTCGGGTCGTGAGAAGAACAGGAATTCGTTCATCGATCGCTTGAGAGGTCCCAACAGCGCTTCACCGAATTGCACGGCCTCGCCTCCCACGACGATAATCTCGGGATCGAATAGATTCACCAAATCGGCCAAGTGTCTGCCGATACGTGATCCTGCTTCCTGTAGAATTGCAACGACAGCGTCCTCGCCCGCCTCGGCGGCGGCCACGAAATCGGTCCGGGTAGCCGGTTCACCCCGTTTGCGCCCCCATTCCGCGATCATGTATGGTTCCGCAGCATGGGCCATGAGACACCCGCGGCGTCCGCATTCGCACAGTTCACCTTGCGGTATCGTTGTAATATGGCCCAATTTGCCTGCCGCGCCGTTGCTGCCGTGGTATATTTCCCCGTTCAGGACGAGTGAACAGCCAATCCCAGCGCCGATGGCCAGGGCGGCGAAATTCCGGTGGTTGCGGCCCGCCCCAAACAGCTTTTGGGCGATAGCGAAAGCGTTGACGTCATCGTCTATCCAGACCGGCGCATGCACACGTTCGGCCAGGAGTTCGGCGAAGGGAAGATCATACCAACCAAAGCGCGGACTTTGCAGACACACCCCTTTCTTTGGGTCGACTTCGCCAGGAATCGACACGCCTATACCCATTATATCCTGCTCTTTGCGACCTGCTTGCGCCAACAGGCGCGGGATCGCATCCTTGATCGCCTCAATCATGCCCTCGGGGGAGGTGTTCGCGACGGCTGTTTCCATGGTGGCGAGTGGGATGGTGGCGAGATCAGTCAGCACACAGTCGATGCTGTTTCGATTGAGCTTGAAGCCCAGGGCGAGGTGAGCCTCGTAGTTGATGTCTACGGGGATCGGACGGCGACCGTTTGAGCTTGTGACGGCCTCCCGCTCTACAAGGAGCCGGTCTTCGATCAATTCGGTGACGACAAATGTTACGGCCGCCGGACTGAGACCAGTGATCACTGCCAGCTCGGCCCGAGATACCGGACCCCGGTTTCGCAGCAAGTTCAAGATCAACCGCCTGTTTAAGGCGCGTGACGTGCTCGCATTGCCTTTCAAACTCTACCTCCTCGATTGAGTTAGTTTATTTCGTAAATTAACTCTTGTCCTAACTCAGAAGGTAGGTTAGCTTTTCGGCGTTGGCAATGAGGAGGAGACCGCGGCGCGAGATTTTTCTGGCCCGCATGTTCTCAAGCAAATTCACGTTCTAGAAGCCCGACCGCTGGTCCGTTCGGGCGAGGCGAAGCTTTGTCCTGGGAGGATTTTGAATGACACCGAAAGATATAACCACTCTGCTTAAAGGGGCGCCCGCGTCCCGACGCCATTTCCTAATCGGAGCCGGGACGGCACTCGCCGGAATATCACTGAGCGCTCCCGCTCTTGCCCAGAGCAAGGAAATGACGATCATCTCCAATATCGGCAACGCTTCGCAGCGCGAGGTCCTGCAGCGCATTGCCAGCGAGTACGAGAAGGTAAGTGGCGTCAAGGTGACCATCAACAACATGGATCACGAGGCTCACAAGACTGCGATCCGAAGCTATCTTGTGGTCGGTGCGCCGGACATTTGCTTCTGGTTTTCGGGTAACCGCATGAAGGCCTTCGTCAAGCGGGGGCTCTTCGACGATATCTCCGATCTCTTTGAACGCGAGAACTACAAGGCAGTGCTGGGCCCGACATTGAATGCCGTGACTGTCGACGGAAAGCAGTATGGCTTGCCCCTCGGCGGGCTGCTGTGGGGGCTCTTCTATCGCAAGGACGTCTTTGCTGAGAAGGGGTGGTCACCCCCGAAAACGATCAACGACCTGCTTGGGCTGGGCGAACAAGCCAAGTCCGCAGGAATGGTACCTGTGAGCATGGGGACCAAGGAGATGTGGCCCGCGGCCGGCTGGTTCGACCATATGAACCTGCGCATCAACGGCCTGGAAAAGCACATGGCACTGATGGACGGCACGATGTCCTATACCGATCCTGCGATCCTGCCTGTCTTCGATAAATGGGCAGAACTCATCAACGCGGGGATGTTCAGTGCCAACAGCACCTCGTCTGGCTGGGAACAGGCTTCTGCAGCCTTGGCGCAGAAGAAAGCGGCGATGATGGACCTTGCAGGCTTCATCAAGTACGGCTTCCCCGAGGGTCAGCAGGATCAAATCGCATTCACACCGTTTCCGCAGGTTGTGGAAGGCGTGGCGCGATACGAGGACTTTGCGCTGAATTCGATCCACGTCCCGAAGAATGCCAAGAACAAGGAAAGCGCGCGTGACTTCCTT contains these protein-coding regions:
- a CDS encoding ABC transporter permease; protein product: MRQARLHKAYVLWLSLIANPLAFAGFVVVAALIAIAVLAPLLANHDPILQDLTMALRPPSALHWFGTDEFGRDVYSRLVYGARTTLYISILVTVIVAPIGFAIGATAGYLGGWVDVVLMRITDIFLSFPSLVLALAFSAALGPGIENAVIAIALTVWPPIARLARAETLTFRSADFVVAAELQGAGVGRILFRHIVPLCAPSIIIRLTLNMSSVILTAAGLGFLGLGAQPPMPEWGAMAASGRQYLLDAWWLTTVPGVAILLVSLAFNLLGDGLRDIMDPRNA
- a CDS encoding ROK family protein yields the protein MKGNASTSRALNRRLILNLLRNRGPVSRAELAVITGLSPAAVTFVVTELIEDRLLVEREAVTSSNGRRPIPVDINYEAHLALGFKLNRNSIDCVLTDLATIPLATMETAVANTSPEGMIEAIKDAIPRLLAQAGRKEQDIMGIGVSIPGEVDPKKGVCLQSPRFGWYDLPFAELLAERVHAPVWIDDDVNAFAIAQKLFGAGRNHRNFAALAIGAGIGCSLVLNGEIYHGSNGAAGKLGHITTIPQGELCECGRRGCLMAHAAEPYMIAEWGRKRGEPATRTDFVAAAEAGEDAVVAILQEAGSRIGRHLADLVNLFDPEIIVVGGEAVQFGEALLGPLKRSMNEFLFFSRPELQTDWVASSWARGAAALATQSIFDFERSPSG
- a CDS encoding ABC transporter substrate-binding protein; translated protein: MTPKDITTLLKGAPASRRHFLIGAGTALAGISLSAPALAQSKEMTIISNIGNASQREVLQRIASEYEKVSGVKVTINNMDHEAHKTAIRSYLVVGAPDICFWFSGNRMKAFVKRGLFDDISDLFERENYKAVLGPTLNAVTVDGKQYGLPLGGLLWGLFYRKDVFAEKGWSPPKTINDLLGLGEQAKSAGMVPVSMGTKEMWPAAGWFDHMNLRINGLEKHMALMDGTMSYTDPAILPVFDKWAELINAGMFSANSTSSGWEQASAALAQKKAAMMDLAGFIKYGFPEGQQDQIAFTPFPQVVEGVARYEDFALNSIHVPKNAKNKESARDFLAYFYKPDNLSAFLETESAVPPRSDCPPSKDPLVNAAVESLKTVEGSAQYYDRDTDPDMAQEGLKGFQEFMAKPDRRDQILERLEGTRKRIFKT
- a CDS encoding ABC transporter ATP-binding protein translates to MTMISVSNLAVSFDSGDARKHVVKDVSFAVEPGETFGLVGESGCGKSTVLGALAGRLKNWSGTIGVDGEAISRKRSPQQLAKQQMVFQDPFGSLHPRHTIGRTLLEPLEIHGLGQRQERVEAVLRDVGLPASFRHRFPHQLSGGQRQRVAIARALILRPRILLLDEPTSALDVSIQAEILNLLKDLREREKLTYILVSHDMAVIAHLCNRVAVMQDGVFVEIATREQLLKGQVAHAYTRTLLDGSRGYVPTRARN
- a CDS encoding ABC transporter ATP-binding protein, coding for MPDLFQPILSVKNMSVQFPTLSGAVTAVKDISFDVGREKVGIIGESGSGKSTTGRAIMRLQPANARVVAEEMRFEEVDLLGASEADMRAIRGRRISMILQDPKYSLNPVMTVGEQIAETVILHERIGRRQARQRTLAMLERVHIRDPERVFNLYPHEVSGGMGQRIMISMMLISSPSLIIADEPTSALDVTVRQHVLSILDDLIAERDIGLIFISHDLNLVKSFCDRVIIMYAGRIVETLEACRLNHATHPYTRGLLEALPSLDHPKDRLQVLRREASWAEA